Proteins encoded by one window of Fibrobacter sp. UWR2:
- a CDS encoding D-alanine--D-alanine ligase — MSRLRVLVLMGGPSTEHDVSVVSGTGVVRAMNPERYNIHPVLIDKDGTWHWSARELSPYQKDNFSVNYFRSLEGSAACTKKSPALSELPAADIAFLALHGKWGEDGHIQALLENWGIPYTGCGLLASALAMDKVKSKEIYRANGIPTPPYRVIWKHDFTGDTLVSVADELGFPLVIKDPLGGSSIGIGIAKDMDEAGKIVQDLFKDSNRLLCEKFIAGGEASCGYIEGEKPLPPTEMRMTTREYFDFEAKYNGECKEVTPAEFPEDLTKRIQELVKNAHYALGGAGYSRTDVRITKDGELFAIETNTLPGMTPTSLLPQQAACNGITYSQLIDMIIDKSIAIKR, encoded by the coding sequence ATGTCCCGCTTACGCGTATTGGTCCTGATGGGTGGCCCGTCCACCGAACACGATGTTTCCGTAGTGAGTGGCACCGGTGTTGTCCGCGCCATGAACCCGGAACGCTACAATATCCACCCGGTTCTTATCGACAAGGACGGCACCTGGCACTGGTCCGCCCGCGAACTTTCCCCGTACCAAAAGGACAACTTCTCGGTCAACTACTTCCGTAGCCTCGAAGGCTCGGCCGCCTGCACCAAGAAGTCTCCCGCCCTCTCCGAACTCCCGGCCGCCGACATCGCATTTTTGGCCCTCCACGGCAAATGGGGCGAAGATGGCCACATTCAGGCCCTGCTCGAAAACTGGGGTATCCCGTATACGGGTTGTGGGCTCCTTGCCTCGGCACTTGCGATGGACAAGGTCAAGTCCAAGGAAATCTACCGCGCAAACGGCATCCCGACCCCGCCGTACCGCGTGATCTGGAAGCACGACTTTACGGGCGATACGCTCGTGAGCGTCGCCGACGAACTCGGGTTCCCGCTCGTAATCAAGGACCCGCTGGGCGGTTCTTCCATCGGTATCGGTATCGCTAAGGACATGGACGAGGCCGGCAAGATTGTGCAGGACCTGTTCAAGGATTCCAACCGCCTTCTCTGCGAAAAATTCATTGCCGGCGGCGAAGCGAGCTGCGGCTACATCGAAGGCGAAAAGCCGCTTCCGCCCACCGAGATGCGCATGACGACGCGTGAATACTTCGACTTCGAAGCCAAGTACAACGGCGAATGCAAGGAAGTGACGCCGGCGGAATTCCCGGAAGACCTGACCAAGCGCATCCAGGAACTCGTGAAGAACGCCCACTACGCCCTCGGTGGCGCAGGCTACAGCCGTACAGACGTGCGTATCACGAAGGATGGTGAACTCTTCGCCATCGAGACGAACACGCTCCCGGGCATGACTCCGACTTCGCTCTTGCCGCAGCAGGCAGCCTGCAACGGCATCACGTATAGCCAGCTCATCGACATGATTATTGACAAGAGCATCGCAATCAAGAGATGA
- the rimI gene encoding ribosomal protein S18-alanine N-acetyltransferase, translating into MSIRKMKESDLPQVFAIQNALAFQEWNERQFLAEIHASYALCVVFEQNNRIDGYAVFHLMGPDSELLSIAASPEQQRTGIGSALLNEGLSRLDFASGDRMFLEVREGNEKARRFYEKHGFEAYAKREKYYSDGENAVLYRKA; encoded by the coding sequence ATGTCTATTCGCAAAATGAAGGAATCCGACCTCCCGCAAGTTTTTGCGATACAGAATGCGCTCGCATTCCAGGAATGGAACGAACGGCAGTTCCTCGCCGAAATACACGCAAGTTATGCGCTGTGCGTTGTTTTTGAACAAAATAACAGAATCGATGGCTACGCCGTATTCCACCTGATGGGTCCGGATTCCGAACTCCTGAGCATCGCCGCAAGCCCCGAGCAGCAGCGCACAGGAATCGGTTCTGCCCTCCTGAACGAGGGGCTCTCGAGGCTTGATTTTGCAAGCGGAGACCGAATGTTCCTCGAGGTGCGCGAAGGAAACGAAAAGGCGCGCCGCTTCTACGAGAAGCATGGATTCGAAGCGTACGCGAAACGCGAAAAATACTATTCCGACGGAGAAAACGCCGTCCTTTACCGGAAGGCATAA
- the tsaB gene encoding tRNA (adenosine(37)-N6)-threonylcarbamoyltransferase complex dimerization subunit type 1 TsaB, whose protein sequence is MTIDLYVDTSRKGISMAVAGNAPDGARVYEEIVNTEARGEILGESLDTLLKRVGATLDDVKRVMVTLGPGSFSGLRTGVAFCQGLCFSGKRDLYGVTTLQALQCFAGAESAVAAVVIRARTGFWYLRLNGEEKFIETPEVIELLEKACVKTVVADDAALADEALKAVFEKLGASMMRDTGLPLDRWAPLFDSVKPSLIQEANYIQPSYFEKLKA, encoded by the coding sequence ATGACGATTGATTTATACGTAGATACTTCCCGAAAGGGAATCTCGATGGCGGTCGCAGGCAATGCGCCCGACGGTGCACGCGTTTACGAAGAAATCGTGAACACGGAAGCCCGCGGGGAAATTCTCGGGGAATCGCTCGACACGCTCCTGAAGCGCGTGGGCGCGACACTCGATGACGTGAAGCGTGTGATGGTAACGCTTGGGCCGGGCTCGTTCAGCGGCCTCCGCACCGGAGTGGCGTTCTGCCAGGGGCTCTGCTTTAGCGGCAAGCGCGACCTTTACGGGGTTACCACGTTGCAGGCACTGCAATGCTTCGCCGGAGCGGAAAGCGCCGTGGCTGCAGTCGTTATCCGTGCCCGCACTGGGTTCTGGTACCTGAGGCTCAACGGCGAAGAAAAGTTCATCGAAACGCCCGAAGTAATCGAACTCCTCGAAAAGGCCTGCGTCAAGACTGTAGTCGCAGATGATGCAGCCCTTGCAGACGAAGCCCTCAAGGCCGTGTTCGAAAAACTCGGGGCAAGCATGATGCGTGATACGGGCCTCCCCCTTGACCGCTGGGCTCCGCTGTTCGACAGCGTCAAGCCGTCGCTCATACAAGAGGCGAATTACATACAGCCCTCGTATTTTGAGAAACTCAAGGCCTGA